AGTAAAAAGAAATAAGAATGTATTTTTTGCAGGGCAAATAACTGGTGTTGAAGGATACATTGAATCAGCAAGTAGTGGAATCTTAACTGCTATCAATGTATTAGCATATTTAAATCATAAGAAAATAGAACAACCATCAAGAAGATCAATGTTAGGAGCTCTAAATTTTTATATAACAAATCCTAAGCACCAAAAATTAAAACCAATGAAATGTAACTTAGGGATTTTAGATCAACAAAACAAAACTGTTAAATCAGAATTTTATTCATTTGATGAATCAGAAAAAGAAATAAGAGCATTTATTAAAATAATAAGTAGTTTTGTAAAAATAGGTGATAACAATGAATAGTAAATGAAATAGTTTGCTAACAAACAAAAATCTTTCAAAAAGAATTGAAGAATTATTAAATAAAGCTTATGAAACTAAAAAAACTATTTATCCATTAAGAGAAGATTGTTTAAGGTTATTTGATCTAATATCCCCAAAAGAAGTTAAAGTTGTTATTATTGGTCAAGATCCATATCATAACCCTAAACAAGCAAATGGAATTGCTTTTAGTGCTAATAATGAAATTAAAACACCTAAAAGTTTAATTAATATTTTTAAAGAGTTAGACAGCGATTTAAATATTAAACATTATGACAATAATGATTTAAGTGGTTGAGTTAAACAAGGTGTTTTATTGATAAATACTTGTTGAACAGTAATTGAGAATAATCCTGGAAGTCATGCTAAACTAGGTTGACAAGAAATAGTTAGTGATATTTTAAGTAACTTAAATAAAAATAATCCAAATTTAGTTTATTGTCTATGAGGTAACTATGCGAAAGGTGTTTATGAAAAATTAGAGTTCAAAACGTCAAATGTAATCAGCTCAGCTCATCCATCACCATTTAGTTATCTAAAAGGTTTTAAAGAAACAAAGCCTTTTTCAAAAATAAATGCAATTTTGCTTAATAATGATTTAGAACCAATAGATTGGTCTAAATAAGGTAAAATAATAATAAGGAGTTACATATGAAAAAAATAAATGAATTAAATAACACAGTGTCTTCAACTGACTTAGTTGTTAGATTAGAAAAAGTTATTGTTTCAACAGCAACTAATGGCTCATCGTATTTAATTTTAAATTTATCAGATAAAACTGGTAGAGTAGAAGCTAGAAAATGAACTGTAACTGATGAAGATAAACAATTATTGCAACCAAATGCTTTTGTTTTATTCAAGAATGCTGCTGTGAACGAATTTAGGGGCGTATTGCAGCTTAAAGTAAGTGAATATAGTATTCTTAGCGAAGATGATTTAAATCACTTTGGATTAGAGGGAAAAGACTTTTTTATCGAAGCACCAATTAACATTGAAAAAAACTATGCAGAGTTAATGACCATTCTTGAAGGTTTAACAAATCAAACTTATCGTGATTTAACAATTGGTTTAATTAAGAAATATGAAAAAGAGTTTTTAACTTATCCAGCTGCAATGTCAATTCATCATAATGTTAAAGGTGGATTATTTTGACATAGTTTCACTTTAGTTAAAAATGCTTTAGCTTTAAAACCAAGTTATGCGTATGCTTCAATTGATTGAGAATTATTAATCTGTGGAGCAATTTTACATGATATAGGTAAAGTAATTGAAATTATTGATCCAACGGGAACAGATTATAGTTTACAAGGAAAAGTAATTGGACATATTAGTATTGGTAATACTGAACTAAATAAAATAGCTGAAGAATTAAAAATATATAAAGATGAGCAAGGTAATATTAATGAATCATTAACTTTGCTGCAACATATGATTATTGCTAGTCATGGTAAAAAAGAATATGGTTCACCAACTGAACCAGTTATTATTGAAGCAATCATGTTGTCAATGTTTGATGATCTAGATGCTAAAGTATTTAAAATAAATGATGAATTAAATAAAGTTGAGCATAAGACATGAACGCCAAGAATTATTAGCGTTGATGGTAAAATGTTTTATAAACATAAAAAGTAATGTAATGTAATGCAACTTAGGTTGCATTTTTTTAATGTTAATTTGACTTATTAAAACTAAAAAAAGATGACTTTAAACGTCATCTTTTATTTAGTTATTTCATTAAAAACATCTTCTAAACTTGCATATTTAAGATTCACGTTCTTATCATGTAAGAAACCTTCATCTTCTTTAAATTTAGGTAAAATATGCTCGTGATAGTGGAATACCACTTGTTTAGCAATAGCTTCTTGATTAGAAATATAGTTAAAACCTTTGATACCTTCTATTTTTTCTTGAAGTATTTGAGCAACAATTTTTTTGGCTTTGTTTACTTCAGATAAATATAAATCAGGCGTTGTTGATAAATTTTCAGCATGCACTTTTGGAATAACTAATGTATGCCCATCACTTACAGGATTAATATCTAAAAATGCGTAAATATAATCATTCTCAAAAATTTTATACGAAGGAATTTCTTGCTTTATTATTTTACAAAATAAACAATCATTCATTAGTCTGATTTATTCCCATCTTCATCTTTAATATATTTTGCAATTTCATCGTATAAACCTTGGAATAGAACGTTATCACCGTCCATAATGTATTTAGTATAAAGTTCTTCTTTAGCTTCTGTTGTGTAATCTGTGTCTCCTGCAACTAACCCATTTTCAATTTCTGAAATTAATAATTGTTTGTTAGTTGCATTTAATTTTTTAATATCAGAACTAGATTGAACTGAATTACTTCAAGCTTCACTTAATTGATAAATACTTTTTGGATCACCGTTTCTTGCTCATAAAACTGAATATAAAATTTTATCTGTATCTTGTACCTTAGCTTGTTGTTCTGTATCAAATCCGCTTGTAAAAGCTGAATCTTCTTTATTTATTGTTTCATGAATACCTAACATTGTATCAGCGTTATTTTCAACATTAACTTTTATTGTACTTGCATTACCTAAAGTAAATGAACCAGTGTCACCTGTTGCTTTAACGTAAAGGTTTCCACTTTTATCTTTAATAATATCAACATTTTTTTCATTTGAGAATGATTTCATATCATCTACAAGAGGATTATATTTATCACCAAGAGGCACTCAAGTATTACTTGGGATAGAAAGTGTTATTTGTCCATTAATAGGATTTAAAGTTACATTTGAGTTATCATAAATATCATTCAAATATATAGGTAAAACTAAAACAATTTCACTTTCACCGTTTTCACCTACTGCAAAACCTTGATCTTTTGGCCCAGTTAGTATTGTTGGTCTGTCTATTGATTTGGCTGCTGTTTGAGCATCAGTTGAAATGCTCAATGAACCGCTTATTGCTTCAATACCAGTTTCATTATTTTTTGCAATACCATTATATCCAGCTAGTCCTAAAAAAGGATCGGCCCCTAATTTGTTAACATTTTCTAGTTTAGGATTTTCAACTGATGATTCATGATTTGAACTAAAGTTTTCTTTTAAAGTGTTTATGCTATCAGCGTCCAAAATAATATTTCCACTGCTATTTGGATCACCTAATGTTTCTTTATAAGTTTTAACTCATGAAGTTGCATCAGTTGAAACTTTTGCTTTGAAAGATCAAATTAATTTAACATTTGAACTTTTAGTTTCAGAAGTTAATGAATTTTGAACAGAAGAAACTAATTTGTTTGATGTATTTAATCTAGCAAAAGATCTTGTATAGTTTGTAGTTGTTAAATTAGTTGAATATAAATTACTGTCTAAATATGCCAAGCTAATTAATTGAGTATATAGGTCTGGAATTATTTTTGCATTTATATAACTTTGAAAACGATATTTCATAATTTCATTTCCGCTAAAACCATTTTCACTTTCAGATTTAGCAACTAAAAATGGTTCATTTACCTGATCAATATGAGTATCTTTATTTAAAACTTTTTTTGTTTTTGGTAAATCATTTATTTTTACCTTATTAGTTGATCCAATAATATAGAAATTATTAGTTTTATTTAAAGTATCTATACTAGGTGTATTTCATTCTTGTTCGCCAAATTCCCCTGGAATCTGTCATCTAGTTAAACTATTATCACTAGCGTTCTCGTTCTTATAGTATATAGAATATCTAATCTTTTCATCATCTTTAAATAAATTAAAAGGATTTAATGAGTGATTATTTGAATATTGTGCATCATCTACTAATCCCTCACTATTGCTAATGATTTTAGCAGTGTACTCACTAAAAAATTTGTTAGTTGCTAAATCATTTAATAAATTAGAAGTAATATTCTCAGTTGACTCTTTTTCTTTTAGTTTTAAAGTAGAAGTAATATTTTTGTTAGTTGCTTTATATTCTTCTTCTGCAATTTTTTTATCTAATATTTTTAATACATCAGCAATGATTTCAGTATCAGAAATTTTTAAAAACTTTTCTGCTTGTGAAACACTTATAAAACCACTGTCTTTCATCTTTAAAATGAAAGTTTTGTATATTTCTTTATCACTAAAATTTAATTTACCAAATCTATCAACTGTTGTTGTACATGAAATTACAACTGAAGAAGTTGTAGCAGTCAGTCCAACTGCTGCTAATATAGCTAATAATTTTTTCATTATTTAATTCCTCCTTCATGCTTATTTAAAACATTGATAATAACCTCATCATTAAATCATTTGTCTGAAATAATATATGTTAATCTTTGGTTTTTTATTGGGTTTGATAAATCAGTTTTTCAGTGTTCACTTTGTGTAATTGAAGAATTTTTTACTTTTAAACCATTTTTAGGAATAAATGATCTTGCAGTAGGTGTTTTTAAATCTTTGTATTGTTTTTCATAGTTATCTTCTACGCTTTGATTTCAATTATCATTTTCATTTCTAAAACTTCTTAAAGGAGCTGCACTAAGAGCTTCTTGATTAAATTCAATAACCCTAATTAATTCATAAACTGCTTGTATGTCTACATCTTCTCCTTCAATTTCAAAGAATTTCCCAAATAAGCTAACGTAGTCACCTTTTGTACCTAATATTTCATCTAAGTAGGTTCACATTCATTGACTTAGCAATCCAAAATTTTCTGTTGTTGAAGTAGCTGCTTTTGCATCTGCTAAAATGTCAAAATTATAAAATAAATTTGTTTTATCATCATCGCTTGATAAAAATCCTTTAGCAACAGTATTGTTAACTAAAAATCTTTCATAGTCATTTGAAATTGAATAATTAATTATCTTACTGTAATCATTACCAAATTCGGTACCCATATTATTAATAATATTTTGTCTAGCAATATCATTATTAGTACCAGTTTCTGGTTCAGGTGTAACAGGAGGATTTGTTGTTTCATCACTATTATTATTTGTATTTTTTGTGCTATTACCTAAATTATTTGAACTTACTGCACTTATTTTTGGATTTAATAAGTATGGAATGTATTCTTTATTTGTTTTTGATAGAAGATCATAAGCCATTGATTGTTGTTTATCTTTATCAATAGATTTACTTTGTTCTGTTGAGACTTTAGATGTAGTACTTTTTAATAAGTTGTAACCATCAATTTTCATAAAATGCAATCCATCAGTATCAATAAATGCAATAATTCCATCTTCAGCATTTAATACTTTATAAGGTTTAATTGCTTCTGTTTCAGCATCTTTTGAGTTTTTTCCTTCAGTTTCAGCATGTCTACCTAAATCATTTACAAGGTTAAATAATAAGTTCATACCTTTTTCTGCATCAGTGCCCTTAGCAGCGGCCATTTTACCGTTAAAGCTTTCTCATTCACCTACCAAATTAGTTGTATCAGCATTTCATTCATTTTTTTCAGAAATTTTATCTTCTTTTGGATTTGATAATAAGAAATCATAAACAGAGTATTTAGCTATGTTTGAATATGTTCCTGTTGATGTGTCATAGTCTAAAGTTAATAATTTTTCATTATTTTTAGCTGTTAAGAAATTAATGATTCCTGTATCAGTCTGGCTTTGACCTAATTTTCATAAATTATCTTTATTTGAACCTCTATAAAATGTTTCAAAATCTGTTAGTCCAGTTGAAGCACTTGTTTCAGCATTTGCAGATGATGAAGAAATATAGGCCTCATAAAATTTGTAAAAACCTTCAAAGTAATTAATTAATTGAGTTTGAGTGTTTCCATTGTTAACAAATTGAGCAGGACTTATTTCTTTATTTATATCTGGTGTAGCTTCGCTGTTAATTTTTGAAAAATCTAAGACAATTTCAGAAGTTGCAACAGGTTTTTTGCTTTCAAAATAGTTGTCAACTAAGAATTTTTGTGAGTTTGAAAGTATATTATTTTTTTGGTTGTCTTTAGGAGAATTTAAAATAGGTGCCACAGAAACGATTTGTGTTTTGTTAAGTTCTCTAGAAGGTCTACCATTATAGTTATAAAAACCATTATATATGCTATTTTTTTCAAGTCTTATACTTGAAACATCGCTATATTTAAAAATATTATCATTACTACTACTGATTTGAGAAATAGTTCTATCTGTTGAAACTGTTGTGTTAGCAAAAATAGCACTAATGCCTGATAAAAAAGTTCCTCAAGTTAAGTCAGTAAAAAATTTATCATTTGTATTCTCAATAAATTCAATTTTAAAAGTTGTATCGGTGCTTACTGGATTTGTTGCTTCTAAATTATTAGTTGATTTAAATGCATTCTTTCCACCTAAAGCATTAATTAAATTAATAATAGAAACTTGTTGAGCTTCAGTTGTTGCTTGAGTAGTAATTTTTTCATTTAAAGTATTACTGTTGATTAAAACATTTCCATTTTGAGTTAAAAATACTGATAATAAGTTTGAAATAGTTGTTCTATTTACTTCAATTGTTGAATACCCTTTTGCTCAAGTTGATTCAGTTGCTCCGAAACCTAATGCCTTTGAAAGATTAGCATAAGCAGAGTTAGTTGAATCAGTTAGAATATAATTTGAAATTCAAGCATTTTCTAATGCTGTTTGATCACCAGTAACTCAAGGAAATTCCCCTTTTAAATACTTAATTCAAGCTTTTGTACCTTGTTTTTTGTTATCAAGGTATTCTTGTCTTGCTCTTTCCATTTCAGTATTTGCACGACCATATATTGTATTTGTAGCTTTTGACTCTTTACCATATTGTGTTTTTAAACTTTTAGCAAATTCTGTTCCACTTTCATTCATATAAGGATTATTTGTAGAATTTATATTTTCAAAAATATTATTATCCTTATTTGCTTCTTCATAAATGGCAACTGCAAAAATATTATAGAATTGTACTAAAAATTTTTGAGGATCTTTACCTAAACGTCCATAAGTTTCATTGTATCAATTTAATAAATCTTCAGTAGTGATTTTAAAATCACCATCATCATTAATAAATATATTTCCATATTTATCGTCATCCTTATCATTTGAACATGAAATTAAAACACTTGTTGCACTAGCTGTTAAAGTAAAAGCACCAATTAGTGATAGTAGTTTTTTCATTTTGTTTTCCTCCTGTGAAATTTCGTTTCTCTTAACACTTATTTTTTATATAAATATAAGCATTGATAATATTATAACCCAAAACCTATGAATTTCCTAAAATTTCACTCATAAAATAGTATAATATCAAAGATAGAAATGTAGGTTGTAAATGAAAAACTTTAAAAAATATTTTCCATTTTATGATAAGCAAAGTAATTTAATTTACTTTGATAGCTCAGCAACTAGTCTTAAACTTAAAAAAGTTATTGAGGCTGAAATGAAATTTTTGAATGAAAATGGATCAAATCCTCATGCTGTTGACTATAAAAAAGGCTTTGAAGCATTTGAAATAATCAAAAATGCTAGACAATTAACTCAAGAATTTATTAACGCTAAAAAAGCAAATGAAATAATATTTACAAGTGGAACAACACATTCAATAAATCTATTAGCAAACGGACTTAAAAAAATAATAAAAAAAGATGATGAAATTTTAGTTACAGAATTAGAACATTCAGCTAATTTATTGCCATGAATTGCTTTAGCAAATTCTATAGGTGCAAAAATTAAAAAAATTAAGTTAAATGAAGACTTTACAATTGATCAAGAAGCATTAAAACTACAGTTATCAGATAAAACAAAAATAGTTTCATTTGCTAGTGTTTATAATACTGTTGGGGCTAAAAATGATGTTAAACTAATTACTAAAGTAATTAAAGAGTTTAATAACAATATAATTGTTCATGTTGATGCAGCACAATCAATTGGTCACACAAAAAATGATGTTACAGATTCAAATATTGATTTTATGTCTTGATCTTTTCACAAAATGTATGGACCATTTGGTGTTGGTTGTTTATATGGAAAATATGAATTACTTAATCAATTAGAACCATTGTTTTATGGTGGTGGAATGAGTTTAAAAATTGAAGAAAATTTAATTGATTATTCCTTATCTTCATTGCCAGAAAAATTAGAAGGTGGAACACCAAATATAAGTGCTATAGCAGGGGTTATTGAATCAATTAAATTTATTAACTCAATAGGTTTAGATCAAATTGAGGAACATGAATTAACATTAAAAGATTACTTTAAAATTAAAGTTAAAGAAAATAACTTAAATGATCACATAACTTTTTATAATTTAGATACTAAATCACCCATAATACTA
This is a stretch of genomic DNA from Mesoplasma coleopterae. It encodes these proteins:
- a CDS encoding uracil-DNA glycosylase; translation: MNSKWNSLLTNKNLSKRIEELLNKAYETKKTIYPLREDCLRLFDLISPKEVKVVIIGQDPYHNPKQANGIAFSANNEIKTPKSLINIFKELDSDLNIKHYDNNDLSGWVKQGVLLINTCWTVIENNPGSHAKLGWQEIVSDILSNLNKNNPNLVYCLWGNYAKGVYEKLEFKTSNVISSAHPSPFSYLKGFKETKPFSKINAILLNNDLEPIDWSK
- a CDS encoding 3'-5' exoribonuclease YhaM family protein — encoded protein: MKKINELNNTVSSTDLVVRLEKVIVSTATNGSSYLILNLSDKTGRVEARKWTVTDEDKQLLQPNAFVLFKNAAVNEFRGVLQLKVSEYSILSEDDLNHFGLEGKDFFIEAPINIEKNYAELMTILEGLTNQTYRDLTIGLIKKYEKEFLTYPAAMSIHHNVKGGLFWHSFTLVKNALALKPSYAYASIDWELLICGAILHDIGKVIEIIDPTGTDYSLQGKVIGHISIGNTELNKIAEELKIYKDEQGNINESLTLLQHMIIASHGKKEYGSPTEPVIIEAIMLSMFDDLDAKVFKINDELNKVEHKTWTPRIISVDGKMFYKHKK
- a CDS encoding HIT family protein encodes the protein MNDCLFCKIIKQEIPSYKIFENDYIYAFLDINPVSDGHTLVIPKVHAENLSTTPDLYLSEVNKAKKIVAQILQEKIEGIKGFNYISNQEAIAKQVVFHYHEHILPKFKEDEGFLHDKNVNLKYASLEDVFNEITK
- a CDS encoding lipoprotein — its product is MKKLLAILAAVGLTATTSSVVISCTTTVDRFGKLNFSDKEIYKTFILKMKDSGFISVSQAEKFLKISDTEIIADVLKILDKKIAEEEYKATNKNITSTLKLKEKESTENITSNLLNDLATNKFFSEYTAKIISNSEGLVDDAQYSNNHSLNPFNLFKDDEKIRYSIYYKNENASDNSLTRWQIPGEFGEQEWNTPSIDTLNKTNNFYIIGSTNKVKINDLPKTKKVLNKDTHIDQVNEPFLVAKSESENGFSGNEIMKYRFQSYINAKIIPDLYTQLISLAYLDSNLYSTNLTTTNYTRSFARLNTSNKLVSSVQNSLTSETKSSNVKLIWSFKAKVSTDATSWVKTYKETLGDPNSSGNIILDADSINTLKENFSSNHESSVENPKLENVNKLGADPFLGLAGYNGIAKNNETGIEAISGSLSISTDAQTAAKSIDRPTILTGPKDQGFAVGENGESEIVLVLPIYLNDIYDNSNVTLNPINGQITLSIPSNTWVPLGDKYNPLVDDMKSFSNEKNVDIIKDKSGNLYVKATGDTGSFTLGNASTIKVNVENNADTMLGIHETINKEDSAFTSGFDTEQQAKVQDTDKILYSVLWARNGDPKSIYQLSEAWSNSVQSSSDIKKLNATNKQLLISEIENGLVAGDTDYTTEAKEELYTKYIMDGDNVLFQGLYDEIAKYIKDEDGNKSD
- a CDS encoding lipoprotein → MKKLLSLIGAFTLTASATSVLISCSNDKDDDKYGNIFINDDGDFKITTEDLLNWYNETYGRLGKDPQKFLVQFYNIFAVAIYEEANKDNNIFENINSTNNPYMNESGTEFAKSLKTQYGKESKATNTIYGRANTEMERARQEYLDNKKQGTKAWIKYLKGEFPWVTGDQTALENAWISNYILTDSTNSAYANLSKALGFGATESTWAKGYSTIEVNRTTISNLLSVFLTQNGNVLINSNTLNEKITTQATTEAQQVSIINLINALGGKNAFKSTNNLEATNPVSTDTTFKIEFIENTNDKFFTDLTWGTFLSGISAIFANTTVSTDRTISQISSSNDNIFKYSDVSSIRLEKNSIYNGFYNYNGRPSRELNKTQIVSVAPILNSPKDNQKNNILSNSQKFLVDNYFESKKPVATSEIVLDFSKINSEATPDINKEISPAQFVNNGNTQTQLINYFEGFYKFYEAYISSSSANAETSASTGLTDFETFYRGSNKDNLWKLGQSQTDTGIINFLTAKNNEKLLTLDYDTSTGTYSNIAKYSVYDFLLSNPKEDKISEKNEWNADTTNLVGEWESFNGKMAAAKGTDAEKGMNLLFNLVNDLGRHAETEGKNSKDAETEAIKPYKVLNAEDGIIAFIDTDGLHFMKIDGYNLLKSTTSKVSTEQSKSIDKDKQQSMAYDLLSKTNKEYIPYLLNPKISAVSSNNLGNSTKNTNNNSDETTNPPVTPEPETGTNNDIARQNIINNMGTEFGNDYSKIINYSISNDYERFLVNNTVAKGFLSSDDDKTNLFYNFDILADAKAATSTTENFGLLSQWMWTYLDEILGTKGDYVSLFGKFFEIEGEDVDIQAVYELIRVIEFNQEALSAAPLRSFRNENDNWNQSVEDNYEKQYKDLKTPTARSFIPKNGLKVKNSSITQSEHWKTDLSNPIKNQRLTYIISDKWFNDEVIINVLNKHEGGIK
- a CDS encoding aminotransferase class V-fold PLP-dependent enzyme, with the translated sequence MKNFKKYFPFYDKQSNLIYFDSSATSLKLKKVIEAEMKFLNENGSNPHAVDYKKGFEAFEIIKNARQLTQEFINAKKANEIIFTSGTTHSINLLANGLKKIIKKDDEILVTELEHSANLLPWIALANSIGAKIKKIKLNEDFTIDQEALKLQLSDKTKIVSFASVYNTVGAKNDVKLITKVIKEFNNNIIVHVDAAQSIGHTKNDVTDSNIDFMSWSFHKMYGPFGVGCLYGKYELLNQLEPLFYGGGMSLKIEENLIDYSLSSLPEKLEGGTPNISAIAGVIESIKFINSIGLDQIEEHELTLKDYFKIKVKENNLNDHITFYNLDTKSPIILFNVKGVNPQDITNFLDEKYNILVRGGANCARRIEGVIGTKIAIRASFGINNNKAEIDQFIEALKNTNSFLDVLF